Within Anopheles nili chromosome 3, idAnoNiliSN_F5_01, whole genome shotgun sequence, the genomic segment ctcGAGCGACGTCATCGGCAGGAAGTAGAAGTTGTCCACGGCGATCTCGAAATATTCGAACATTTTCGGATGCGTCCGGCTTGTGACCGGTTGTTTTGTCATGCATCCGAGCACCCCTGAGCTGCTGTTCTCCGCTCGCATTCGCACATCTTCGAGATCCCGCACACTGGTGCCTCCCTTGAGGCGTACGTTGTTTTCCGTGAACAGGATCAGCTTGGAGCGGGCCAAAGCGTCGTGGATAATGATCGGCCGAAAAGCATGCATGCTTCGATCGGCAACGTGCGCTGGTAGCTTGCTCAGATCATACGTTATCACAGTGCAATGCGTCGCTGAAGTACTATTGCACGAGCCTTGCAGGGCGTGTAAATCGGATTCAGCCAAACCGAGATCATACACTAGCAACGGCTGGGATGGCAGCTTCAAAGCGATGTGCTGGACGTACAACAGTGCTGATGCAATATCACCCGGTAACGCGTACGTGACGATCGTGAAGTTTGCCCGGTTGCTGCCATTATAGAGCGGTTGCGTGAAACCAAGCTGCGCCAGATATTTGGGATCGATCTCGGGCCTCAGATCGGAGTTCGATTCACGGAGATTTTTCTGGAAAAACGTTACAAGAGGACAAGGATACGGACACCGTTAGAGCTTTGTTTCATTCTGTTACCACCGACCTACCTTGAAGTTGCGAAACTGCTGATGCGTCTGCGAAACGATGTTCTTTAACGAGTCATTCTGTTGGCCGGCGGAACCGAACAGAATCAGGATAAAGCTGGTCGTAAGCACGCTCGTCAGAATCAACAGGAACGGTTTCGTTCTCATGATTCTTCTCTTTTCCTCCGCCGGGAATACCGCACCCTTGTTATCCTGAgagttttaatgttttcaCCGGCGTGTTCGCTTCCCGCCAGAGGAAACGTCTCGGTGGTTTAGGGCCAACTGCCGAATCGGCTCTGCAACGGGAGCAATCAAGGACCTGTTCCACGGATCACTGTGATCGATGCTCAGCAACGGTGGCGTTCGGTGGCTGCACGGATTCCTCGAACCTTCCACGACAACGGTAGGACGGCGGCAGTGGCAAACAGATACTGTTgtagttttgttgtttgaagccacccaaacccaaccgaaTCCGGTAGCGAAAGGCGGGTGTggcatgagaaaaaaaggaagaagaaaagtagAGCCAATGTAAGCTGGGCGCAACACTGAGTCAACATTTACTTGGTATATcagcatacaaacaaaattagcGATAAAGCGCAATGCAAACTTCGACTCggaatgaagcgaaacaacaTG encodes:
- the LOC128726342 gene encoding uncharacterized protein LOC128726342, which translates into the protein MRTKPFLLILTSVLTTSFILILFGSAGQQNDSLKNIVSQTHQQFRNFKKNLRESNSDLRPEIDPKYLAQLGFTQPLYNGSNRANFTIVTYALPGDIASALLYVQHIALKLPSQPLLVYDLGLAESDLHALQGSCNSTSATHCTVITYDLSKLPAHVADRSMHAFRPIIIHDALARSKLILFTENNVRLKGGTSVRDLEDVRMRAENSSSGVLGCMTKQPVTSRTHPKMFEYFEIAVDNFYFLPMTSLEFVFFRNSATVNDKVLQPWVRCALTLECLHPIGAQSGGCKYNKKPLYRYSGCHEYDTCAFNIILGMTFGYEESNYSNQDLANLYYVESLEQATKILENRRKNISDTSEHPFTED